The following proteins are co-located in the Candidatus Aminicenantes bacterium genome:
- a CDS encoding class I SAM-dependent methyltransferase, translating into MQCPVCGDGETGFYWRDQAREYVRCGECGLVFVPPRYYLSAAEEKKRYDLHENSPENEGYVRFLKKLFDPVMGRLAPGAAGLDFGSGPGPVLAKMFRTAGFDMTLYDVFYAPDTAALEKSYDFITVCETAEHLHHPGRDLTLLYRLLRPGGMLAVMTKPVVPVEQFETWHYRKDETHVCFFAPETFQWLAERWGAKLEILPDGVVIFSSEK; encoded by the coding sequence GAGACCGGTTTCTACTGGCGGGACCAGGCGCGGGAGTATGTGCGCTGCGGAGAGTGCGGGCTGGTATTTGTGCCGCCGCGGTATTACTTGAGCGCCGCAGAGGAAAAGAAGCGCTACGACCTGCACGAGAACAGCCCGGAGAACGAGGGGTACGTCCGTTTTTTGAAAAAACTGTTCGATCCGGTTATGGGACGGTTGGCACCTGGGGCGGCGGGGCTGGACTTCGGCTCCGGGCCCGGGCCGGTACTGGCAAAGATGTTCCGCACTGCCGGATTTGACATGACCTTGTATGACGTGTTTTACGCTCCGGACACGGCGGCCCTGGAAAAAAGCTACGACTTCATCACCGTGTGCGAAACCGCGGAACATCTCCACCACCCGGGACGTGACCTGACGCTCCTTTACAGGTTGTTGCGGCCGGGGGGCATGCTGGCGGTCATGACAAAACCGGTGGTGCCGGTGGAGCAATTCGAAACCTGGCACTACCGCAAGGACGAGACCCACGTGTGCTTTTTCGCCCCCGAAACCTTCCAGTGGCTGGCGGAGCGATGGGGGGCAAAGCTCGAGATCCTGCCCGACGGGGTGGTTATCTTTTCTAGTGAAAAGTGA